A window of Diorhabda carinulata isolate Delta chromosome 7, icDioCari1.1, whole genome shotgun sequence contains these coding sequences:
- the LOC130896682 gene encoding exoglucanase B-like has product MRAALIFFLLGYFTRNSLAGVYTDRFLAQYNKIHDANNGYFSPQGIPYHSVETLIVEAPDHGHETTSEAYSYYVWLEAVYGKVTGDFSKFNQAWENLEKYIIPVTASQPTNSFYNPSHPATYAAELDDPSQYPSQIDASVPVGQDPIFQELVNAYGTSDVYIMHWLLDVDNVYGFGNIPGSCNLGPDAGGPSYINTFQRGPMESVWRTIPQPTCDDFKYGGPNGFLDLFTKDNSYAQQWKYTAAPDADARAIQAAYWASQWAQEVGQLGTIQNTLTKASKMGDYLRYALFDKYFKQIGFCESPATCPGGYGKSSAHYLLGWYFAWGGALATSNGWAWRIGDGTAHFGYQNPLTAWILSNDNNFKPRGATAVSDWATSLDRQLELYEWLQTAEGAFAGGVTNTINGRYDPAPSELKTNTFHGMFYDWEPVYHNPPSNKWYGMQPWSVDRLAQYYYVTGDARAKAILDKWVTWILSNISIQGTQSYTLPADLSWSGNPPNVHVTVDSYNSDVGTASATARTLAYYAAKANHAQAKQVAKSLLDIMWTNYQTTKGVSAPEAATTYTQFNEPVYVPPGWNGKYPRGDVIQNGATFIGIRSWYKNDPEWSKVEAYLNGGQAPTFTFHRFWSQADVAISQAVYGILFNE; this is encoded by the exons ATGCGAGCagctttgatttttttcttgctTGGCTATTTTACCAGAAATAGCTTGGCAGGAGTATATACAGACCGTTTCTTGGCACAGTATAATAAAATCCATGACGCAAACAATGGATATTTTTCTCCGCAAGGAATACCATACCATTCAGTTGAAACTCTAATTGTAGAAGCACCTGATCATGGACATGAAACTACATCTGAAGCCTACAGTTATTATGTTTG GCTAGAAGCAGTTTATGGAAAAGTAACTGGTgacttttcaaaattcaatcaagcttgggaaaatttggaaaaatatatcaTTCCCGTGACTGCCAGTCAACCTACAAACAGCTTTTACAATCCTAGTCATCCAGCGACATACGCTGCTGAACTGGATGATCCCAGTCAGTACCCTTCCCAGATTGATGCTAGCGTGCCAGTAGGCCAGGATCCTATATTTCAAGAACTGGTTAATGCTTATGGTACCAGTGACGTCTATATTATGCACTGGTTACTTGATGTTGATAATGTGtatggttttggaaatattccCGGTAGTTGTAATCTTGGCCCTGATGCTGGTGGTCCTTCTTACATTAATACTTTCCAGAGAGGACCTATGGAATCGGTTTGGAGAACTATTCCCCAACCAACCTGCGATGACTTCAAATATGGAGGTCCCAATGGATTCTTGGATCTATTCACGAAAGACAATAGTTATGCCCAGCAATGGAAATATACAGCAGCTCCTGATGCAGACGCAAGAGCCATCCAAGCTGCTTATTGGGCCAGTCAATGGGCTCAAGAAGTTGGTCAATTAGGAACAATTCAAAACACTCTAACCAAAGCTTCAAAAATGGGAGATTACCTCCGTTACGCTCTATTcgacaaatatttcaaacaaattggATTTTGTGAGTCACCTGCTACTTGCCCAGGTGGGTATGGAAAAAGTAGTGCTCATTACTTATTGGGATGGTATTTCGCCTGGGGAGGTGCTCTCGCAACAAGTAATGGTTGGGCGTGGCGTATTGGAGACGGTACAGCTCATTTTGGTTACCAAAATCCTTTAACCGCTTGGATTTTATctaatgataataatttcaaGCCCCGTGGAGCCACTGCAGTATCAGATTGGGCAACTTCTCTTGATAGACAGCTTGAGCTATACGAATGGTTACAGACCGCTGAGGGAGCTTTCGCTGGAGGTGTCACTAATACTATAAACGGTCGTTATGATCCCGCACCAAGTGAATTGAAAACCAACACATTCCATGGCATGTTTTACGATTGGGAACCTGTTTATCATAATCCACCATCTAACAAATGGTATGGTATGCAACCTTGGTCAGTTGATCGGTTAGCTCAATACTATTATGTAACTGGAGATGCGAGAGCCAAAGCAATATTGGATAAATGGGTCACATGGATTCTAagtaatatttcaattcaagGAACTCAAAGTTACACCCTTCCAGCCGATTTATCTTGGAGTGGAAACCCACCAAACGTACACGTCACTGTAGACAGTTATAATAGCGATGTAGGAACAGCCTCAGCTACTGCTAGAACATTGGCCTATTATGCAGCTAAAGCTAATCACGCTCAAGCCAAACAAGTAGCTAAATCATTGTTAGATATTATGTGGACAAACTATCAAACAACCAAAGGTGTTTCCGCACCAGAAGCAGCTACCACTTACACACAATTCAATGAACCTGTTTACGTTCCACCCGGTTGGAACGGAAAGTATCCCAGAGGAGACGTCATTCAAAATGGCGCTACATTTATTGGTATCAGATCTTGGTATAAAAATGATCCTGAATGGTCTAAAGTTGAAGCCTATCTTAACGGTGGACAAGCTCCTACTTTCACATTCCATCGATTCTGGTCACAAGCTGATGTTGCTATTTCTCAAGCTGtttatggaatattgttcaatGAATAA